From one Geoalkalibacter halelectricus genomic stretch:
- the nifN gene encoding nitrogenase iron-molybdenum cofactor biosynthesis protein NifN, giving the protein MGEVSRKPGKPLQVNPIKLSQPMGAALAFLGVNQCMPLMHGALGCASFTKVFLTRHFSEPIAIQTTAVTDITAILDGGDYNIVESVKNITAKVAPKLIGLHTTGLTETKGDDIRGVAAKIDFPLVHVNTPDYEGGLESGWALATRALIRQLVRPTDQVQPDKLVLLPHVGLQPIEVEKIKEFIALFGFEALALPDLSTSLDGHLGHKQGALSGGGIEVDDIENLADAALVISIGASMRDCAQALREKNPAMSVHHFDHLHGLEVSDALVELLMQKMPATEIHPGVKRWRMRLQDAMLDCHFALGQTRFAVVGEPDQVAGLCQALTEAGGRVTLALTTVDAPQLAPIKATRVLVGDLEDAERLHEDYDLIIGNFHCEALALRYHKGLVLRGFPNWEQVGNQLKNDLLYEGGAYFLCEVANAADHQRRHEAKG; this is encoded by the coding sequence ATGGGAGAAGTGAGCCGCAAGCCCGGTAAACCCCTGCAGGTCAACCCGATCAAACTCTCCCAGCCCATGGGCGCGGCCCTGGCGTTTCTGGGCGTCAACCAGTGCATGCCGCTCATGCATGGCGCCCTGGGCTGCGCGTCGTTCACCAAGGTGTTTCTGACCCGCCATTTCAGCGAGCCCATCGCCATTCAAACCACCGCCGTGACCGACATCACCGCCATTCTCGACGGCGGCGATTACAACATCGTCGAATCGGTCAAGAACATCACCGCCAAGGTCGCGCCGAAACTCATCGGCCTGCACACCACCGGCCTGACCGAGACCAAGGGCGACGACATCCGCGGAGTGGCGGCGAAAATCGACTTTCCCCTCGTCCATGTCAACACCCCCGATTACGAAGGGGGCCTGGAAAGCGGTTGGGCCCTGGCGACGCGCGCCCTGATTCGCCAACTGGTGCGCCCGACCGACCAGGTCCAGCCGGACAAGCTGGTGCTTCTCCCCCATGTCGGCCTGCAACCCATCGAGGTCGAAAAAATCAAGGAGTTCATAGCCCTGTTCGGTTTTGAAGCCCTGGCGCTGCCCGATCTCTCGACCTCCCTGGACGGCCATCTCGGCCACAAGCAGGGCGCCTTGAGCGGCGGGGGGATCGAGGTCGATGACATCGAAAACCTCGCCGATGCCGCCCTGGTGATCAGCATCGGAGCCTCCATGCGCGACTGCGCGCAGGCCCTGCGGGAAAAAAATCCCGCCATGTCCGTCCATCATTTCGACCATCTGCACGGATTGGAGGTCAGCGACGCCCTGGTGGAATTGCTGATGCAGAAGATGCCGGCGACCGAGATTCACCCTGGCGTGAAGCGCTGGCGCATGCGCTTGCAGGATGCCATGCTCGATTGCCATTTCGCCCTGGGTCAGACCCGCTTTGCGGTGGTTGGCGAACCGGATCAGGTCGCTGGTCTGTGCCAGGCCCTCACCGAGGCGGGCGGACGTGTCACCCTGGCGCTCACCACGGTGGACGCGCCGCAGCTTGCCCCTATCAAGGCCACGCGCGTGCTGGTCGGCGATCTTGAAGACGCCGAACGACTGCACGAGGACTACGACCTGATCATCGGCAACTTCCACTGCGAGGCGCTCGCACTGAGATACCACAAGGGCTTGGTGTTGCGGGGATTTCCCAATTGGGAGCAGGTCGGAAATCAGTTGAAGAACGATCTGCTCTATGAGGGTGGGGCCTATTTTCTCTGTGAGGTGGCCAATGCCGCCGACCACCAGCGCAGGCACGAGGCCAAGGGTTGA
- a CDS encoding ABC transporter substrate binding protein — MVRIKTSSLFRTFLLCVLMVFSIGATSSWAQTRVAVLYPQVQEPFLSVFQSILRGVESDASLTARPFALPENPDLVALDAWLESEGIDRVIALGRQGVAAAQALNGSPKIVFGALSAPPQGISGISLSPGPVVMFQHLADLAPRVRNVHLVYSSANAWLVPLAESAAKAQGLRLATYQVADLREALHEYRHLLQSLRGPTHAIWLPLDNITADDELVLPLVLQGALEKGLVVFSSKPAHAQRGALFSVYPEHFVLGQSLARMVASATQQEPVIAPLADVQLAVNLRTAFHLGLRFTPRQQERFDLVFPTR; from the coding sequence ATGGTTCGTATCAAGACCTCTTCATTATTCCGCACCTTTTTGTTGTGCGTTCTCATGGTTTTTTCCATCGGCGCCACCAGCAGTTGGGCACAGACCCGCGTTGCGGTTCTCTATCCTCAGGTGCAGGAACCCTTCCTGTCGGTATTTCAAAGCATTCTTCGCGGCGTCGAATCGGATGCGAGTCTGACGGCGCGCCCCTTCGCCCTGCCCGAAAATCCCGACCTTGTGGCCCTGGATGCCTGGCTTGAGAGTGAAGGGATCGACCGGGTGATTGCCCTGGGGCGTCAGGGCGTTGCCGCCGCCCAAGCCCTGAACGGATCGCCGAAAATTGTTTTTGGCGCACTCTCGGCTCCTCCTCAGGGAATTTCGGGCATAAGCCTTTCTCCCGGTCCCGTCGTCATGTTTCAGCACCTGGCGGATTTGGCCCCTCGGGTGCGCAACGTTCACCTGGTTTATTCCTCGGCCAACGCCTGGCTGGTTCCCCTCGCCGAGTCGGCCGCCAAAGCCCAGGGACTGCGCCTGGCCACCTACCAGGTCGCGGATTTGCGCGAAGCCCTGCACGAGTATCGCCATCTGCTCCAGAGCCTGCGGGGGCCCACCCACGCCATCTGGCTGCCCCTCGACAATATCACCGCGGACGATGAGTTGGTGCTGCCCCTGGTGCTTCAGGGTGCCCTTGAAAAAGGGCTGGTGGTTTTTTCCAGCAAACCGGCGCATGCCCAGCGCGGCGCACTTTTTTCGGTTTACCCCGAGCATTTTGTTCTGGGACAGAGTCTGGCGCGGATGGTGGCATCCGCCACCCAGCAGGAACCTGTGATCGCTCCATTGGCCGATGTGCAGTTGGCCGTCAACCTGCGGACGGCCTTTCATCTTGGTTTGCGTTTCACGCCGCGCCAGCAGGAACGGTTCGACCTGGTTTTTCCAACGCGATGA
- a CDS encoding thiamine pyrophosphate-binding protein has product MVDFKASQTAPSPSEITATCRPELGDLVVEYLEGIGVEYIFGVPGGAIEPLYNAMARSSRRGGLRPIIARHEAGAAFMADGYARETGKLGVCCATTGPGATNLITGVASAYADNIPMLVLTAQTALPQFGRRTLQESSCTAVNTVAMFQACTRFSSLVSHRGQLEGKLLSAILATQGPPAGPAHLSIPMDVLASPRRLRSDAYMPLFNNLLNPHDMTNLQAMDALYNEVAKSPRIVVILGEDCGGAMDVIMEFIDAVHAIFVSGPAGKRHADHHHPLYRGTLGFAGHESASQAVNDAEVDLVLAVGTRMDDLVFGSLLKSKAFQEKLVQIDVTAENFHLAPLAHLHVCGTIQSIFKNLLAQVREHCCPRQLRLVADRSIASQNTEEAGNASRKLPPPRIHLNEAEKFYSNALPLKPQRLMHELSRRFPAHTRFIADAGNSWTWSIHYLMPQGRDLYRVAMGYGAMAWGIGAAVGTAIGCPGAPVVCLTGDGSWLMSGQELTVAVAEKLPVIYVMLNDGALGMVKHGQRLGGAEPVGFELPPVDFAGMARAMGAEAYNIRSIADLDNLDIEQICRRQGPTLLDVIVDGEEVPPMGMRMKNLGR; this is encoded by the coding sequence GTGGTGGACTTTAAAGCATCGCAAACAGCCCCGTCCCCGAGTGAGATAACCGCGACTTGCCGGCCCGAATTGGGCGACCTGGTGGTGGAATACCTCGAGGGCATCGGTGTCGAGTACATTTTCGGCGTGCCCGGCGGGGCGATCGAGCCCCTCTACAATGCCATGGCGCGCAGTTCCAGACGCGGCGGCCTGCGCCCCATCATCGCCCGCCACGAGGCGGGGGCGGCCTTCATGGCCGACGGCTATGCCCGAGAAACAGGCAAACTCGGGGTATGCTGCGCCACCACCGGGCCGGGAGCGACCAATCTGATTACCGGAGTGGCTTCGGCCTACGCCGACAACATTCCCATGCTGGTTCTGACCGCTCAGACCGCCTTGCCGCAGTTCGGCAGGCGCACCCTGCAGGAGTCTTCCTGCACGGCGGTGAATACCGTCGCCATGTTCCAGGCCTGTACCCGCTTCAGCAGTCTGGTCTCCCACCGCGGCCAGCTCGAGGGCAAGCTGCTCTCGGCCATCCTCGCCACCCAGGGGCCACCCGCCGGCCCGGCGCACCTGAGCATTCCCATGGATGTGCTGGCTTCACCCCGGCGCTTGCGCTCCGATGCCTACATGCCGCTGTTCAACAATCTTCTCAACCCCCACGACATGACCAACCTGCAGGCCATGGACGCGCTGTACAACGAGGTGGCCAAAAGCCCGCGCATAGTGGTGATTCTCGGTGAAGACTGCGGCGGCGCCATGGATGTCATCATGGAATTCATCGATGCCGTCCATGCGATTTTCGTCAGTGGACCGGCCGGCAAACGCCATGCCGACCACCACCACCCCCTGTACCGCGGAACGCTTGGCTTCGCCGGTCATGAGAGCGCCTCCCAGGCGGTCAACGACGCGGAAGTGGACCTCGTTCTGGCGGTCGGAACACGCATGGATGATTTGGTCTTCGGGAGTCTACTGAAAAGCAAGGCATTTCAGGAAAAACTCGTCCAGATCGACGTCACCGCCGAAAACTTTCATCTGGCGCCCCTGGCGCACCTGCATGTGTGCGGCACCATTCAAAGCATCTTTAAAAATCTCCTGGCTCAGGTACGCGAACATTGCTGCCCCAGGCAACTGCGCCTGGTGGCCGACCGCTCAATCGCCTCGCAAAACACCGAGGAAGCCGGCAACGCATCGCGCAAACTGCCGCCGCCGCGCATTCACCTCAACGAGGCGGAAAAATTCTACAGCAATGCCCTGCCCCTCAAACCGCAGCGGCTGATGCATGAGCTTTCCAGAAGATTCCCGGCCCATACGCGCTTTATTGCCGATGCCGGCAACAGTTGGACCTGGTCGATCCATTATCTTATGCCCCAAGGCCGTGACCTCTATCGTGTGGCCATGGGCTACGGGGCCATGGCCTGGGGAATCGGGGCCGCCGTCGGCACGGCCATCGGCTGCCCCGGCGCACCGGTGGTTTGTCTCACGGGGGATGGCAGTTGGCTGATGAGCGGGCAGGAATTGACGGTTGCGGTCGCCGAAAAGCTTCCGGTGATTTACGTGATGCTCAACGACGGCGCCCTCGGCATGGTCAAGCACGGCCAACGCCTCGGGGGTGCCGAACCGGTCGGTTTCGAGTTGCCGCCGGTGGATTTCGCGGGCATGGCCCGCGCCATGGGCGCCGAGGCCTACAACATCCGATCCATCGCCGACCTGGACAACCTCGACATCGAGCAAATCTGTCGCCGCCAAGGACCAACCCTGCTGGATGTGATCGTCGATGGGGAGGAAGTTCCTCCCATGGGGATGCGCATGAAAAATTTAGGGCGCTAG
- a CDS encoding citrate synthase family protein, with protein MKPDHRKDQVRTEVFAKRPATRIWDESRTENNPFIASSCRVFGFDLLDLMKKRSFVDVLFLLFRGELPSSEQSELLEQLMISIINPGPRHVATRAAMNAGVGKTDTVHILPISLAIIGGDYLGAGEVEQSMRFFRKQQKKCPEQVFEFFVDEKQRPHEGDWHPVPGFGSRFGCVEVMQQDIADCLSKLPGAGKALEWGCKFSALLASKDMGWLSPGVAAAVFSDLGFHPKTGAGLFQLLNGPGLLAHGLEMANKPMTSMPFLDDERYIIEDE; from the coding sequence ATGAAGCCAGATCACAGAAAAGACCAAGTGCGGACGGAAGTTTTCGCAAAGCGTCCAGCAACACGTATTTGGGATGAATCTCGTACCGAAAATAACCCATTTATTGCAAGCAGTTGTCGGGTTTTTGGGTTTGATCTTCTCGATTTGATGAAAAAACGAAGTTTTGTTGACGTCCTTTTTCTTCTCTTCAGGGGCGAGCTTCCCAGCAGCGAACAGTCCGAATTACTTGAACAGTTAATGATTTCTATAATTAACCCAGGTCCACGGCATGTCGCTACACGCGCTGCCATGAATGCCGGGGTGGGCAAGACCGATACTGTCCATATTTTGCCAATCTCTTTGGCAATCATTGGTGGTGATTATTTAGGCGCTGGAGAAGTGGAACAGTCCATGCGCTTTTTCAGGAAGCAGCAAAAAAAATGCCCCGAACAGGTGTTTGAATTTTTTGTTGATGAAAAGCAGCGTCCTCATGAAGGAGATTGGCACCCTGTTCCAGGTTTCGGTAGTCGTTTCGGCTGTGTCGAGGTGATGCAACAAGATATTGCTGACTGCTTAAGTAAATTACCCGGCGCAGGCAAAGCGCTTGAATGGGGTTGCAAATTTTCCGCTCTATTGGCCTCAAAGGATATGGGGTGGTTGTCGCCAGGCGTGGCTGCTGCTGTATTTTCTGATTTGGGATTTCATCCCAAAACGGGTGCAGGCCTGTTTCAATTGCTAAATGGACCTGGATTGTTGGCCCACGGCCTTGAAATGGCGAACAAACCAATGACTTCCATGCCTTTTCTCGATGACGAGAGGTACATTATTGAAGATGAATAA
- a CDS encoding sensor histidine kinase has product MQNLTGQRKFFSSFRTRLLAAATLGILCLALTAALTTAWVSGNRAQAQMIAQGIQVTDTLAGQSALALLFASRENAEKPLSAIMGFPNVDYAGIFDPNGEALLVVGSDYASLPRARVGTREAGAVLARETAFAWHFVAPVYTGATTEMSDPLDSPFDLGPPPKELLGFAYVAMNKRALHALNMNIFINNLVIGLSFAGVIVLILNIGIKRLLRPLDQLSALMREAERNNAYVLADLKGPEEITHMAGVYNRMMTSLEERDRRLRRHQAVLQTEVALRTRELVQARDAALNASRYKSEFLSNISHELRTPLQAIIGYADVVREDLELEGMEESARELGRVIHNAKRLLNLINDILLLAKAEAGRMELRMQVVDLRALAREAAETIQPLMQQNGNHLDVELRVEQDIEIDREKLLQAILNLLSNAAKFTNQGTVTLEMEQKLHLLKISVADTGIGLTLEQQRIIFEEFRQVDGSYTRKFQGTGLGLTITRRFCELMGGGIQVQSEPGSGSVFTIEIPLPVCVDRGEESASRAQGEFSFEFKPGRDQDLLPENQGGA; this is encoded by the coding sequence ATGCAAAACCTTACCGGACAGCGTAAATTTTTCTCAAGCTTTCGTACTCGCCTGTTGGCGGCCGCGACCTTGGGAATTCTTTGCCTGGCTTTGACCGCGGCGTTAACCACCGCCTGGGTGAGCGGCAATCGTGCCCAGGCGCAGATGATCGCCCAGGGCATTCAAGTGACCGATACTCTGGCCGGGCAAAGTGCCCTCGCCCTGTTGTTCGCAAGCCGCGAGAACGCAGAAAAGCCCCTGTCGGCCATCATGGGCTTTCCGAATGTCGATTACGCCGGGATCTTCGACCCGAACGGCGAGGCTCTCCTGGTGGTTGGGAGCGACTACGCATCCCTGCCTCGAGCGCGCGTTGGTACACGCGAAGCTGGAGCCGTCCTGGCGCGTGAGACCGCTTTCGCCTGGCATTTCGTGGCGCCGGTCTATACTGGCGCGACCACCGAGATGTCTGATCCGCTCGATTCGCCTTTTGATTTGGGGCCGCCGCCCAAGGAACTTTTGGGCTTTGCCTACGTGGCGATGAACAAGAGAGCCCTGCACGCCCTGAACATGAACATTTTCATCAATAATCTGGTCATCGGCTTGTCCTTTGCCGGGGTCATTGTTCTGATTCTCAATATCGGTATCAAGCGTTTGCTGCGGCCCCTGGACCAACTCTCGGCGCTGATGCGGGAAGCCGAACGGAACAACGCCTATGTTCTGGCCGATCTCAAGGGGCCTGAGGAAATCACCCACATGGCCGGAGTCTACAACCGCATGATGACCAGCCTCGAAGAGCGCGACCGGCGCTTGCGCCGGCACCAGGCCGTGCTGCAGACCGAGGTGGCCTTGCGCACCCGCGAACTGGTTCAGGCCCGCGATGCCGCTCTGAATGCCAGCCGCTATAAATCCGAATTTCTCTCCAACATCAGCCACGAATTGCGCACCCCCCTTCAGGCCATCATCGGTTACGCCGACGTGGTGCGGGAGGACCTGGAACTGGAGGGGATGGAAGAGAGCGCCAGGGAGCTTGGCCGCGTCATCCACAACGCCAAGCGTTTGTTGAACCTGATCAACGACATCCTGCTGCTGGCCAAGGCCGAGGCGGGCCGGATGGAGTTGCGCATGCAGGTGGTCGATTTGCGCGCCTTGGCCAGGGAAGCGGCGGAAACCATTCAGCCCCTGATGCAGCAAAACGGCAACCACCTCGATGTTGAGCTTCGCGTTGAACAAGACATCGAGATCGATCGGGAAAAGCTTCTTCAGGCGATCCTCAATCTTCTGAGCAACGCGGCCAAGTTCACCAATCAGGGAACCGTCACTCTGGAGATGGAGCAAAAGTTGCACCTGCTCAAGATCAGCGTGGCCGATACGGGTATCGGTTTGACTCTTGAGCAGCAGCGCATCATTTTCGAGGAATTCCGTCAGGTCGACGGCAGTTATACCCGTAAATTCCAAGGCACCGGCCTGGGCCTGACCATCACCAGGCGTTTTTGCGAACTGATGGGGGGCGGTATTCAAGTGCAAAGCGAACCCGGCAGCGGTTCGGTGTTCACCATCGAGATTCCCTTGCCCGTATGTGTTGATCGGGGTGAGGAATCCGCCTCGAGGGCGCAGGGCGAATTCAGTTTTGAGTTCAAGCCGGGCCGCGACCAGGATTTATTGCCAGAAAATCAAGGGGGGGCATAA
- the nifE gene encoding nitrogenase iron-molybdenum cofactor biosynthesis protein NifE has product MAKKPKIKDLLVESACSHSAAKKSACNTQTPGATTGGCAFEGAQIALFPYADAAHLVHGPITCLGASWETRATPTSHRGHDFTQMGFTTAISTNDVVFGGEEKLRAAIDYIIENYAPQAVFVYATCVTALIGDDIDAVCRQAQSTYGIPMIPVHAPGFVGSKNLGSRLGGEAVLAALVGTKEPEVRTPYDINLIGEYNVTGDMWQYTPLLEELGIRVLATLSGDGRIADIRAAHRARLNVIVCAKSLISLTRKMQEQYGIPFISLSFYGKRDTSSGLLAIADALGDEDLRERTRTLVAREEAWLEEKLAPYRRLFEGKKAILNTGGNKSWSIASALQDLGIEVVATSVRKATEDDKEKARQYLGESGVLMTNPGTEQAKIIDQTGAHLLLAGGRSLYTAIKKRIAFIDVNQEKKKSYGGYQGLLNLAEDIKNALENPVFNIVARRAPWEK; this is encoded by the coding sequence TTGGCAAAAAAACCCAAAATCAAGGACCTTCTGGTTGAAAGCGCCTGCTCCCACAGCGCGGCTAAAAAAAGCGCCTGCAACACCCAGACACCTGGCGCCACCACTGGCGGCTGTGCCTTTGAGGGTGCCCAGATCGCCCTATTCCCTTATGCCGATGCCGCGCATCTGGTACACGGCCCCATCACCTGTCTGGGGGCATCCTGGGAGACGCGCGCCACCCCGACCAGCCACCGCGGCCATGACTTTACCCAGATGGGTTTCACCACGGCGATTTCGACCAACGACGTGGTGTTCGGCGGCGAGGAGAAACTGCGCGCGGCCATCGACTACATTATCGAAAACTATGCACCCCAGGCCGTCTTCGTGTACGCAACCTGCGTCACCGCCCTGATCGGCGACGACATCGACGCAGTGTGCCGTCAGGCGCAAAGCACCTACGGCATTCCCATGATTCCGGTGCACGCCCCGGGATTCGTCGGCAGCAAAAACCTCGGCAGCCGCCTGGGCGGCGAGGCGGTGCTTGCGGCGCTGGTCGGCACCAAGGAGCCGGAGGTGCGAACCCCCTACGACATCAACCTGATCGGCGAATACAATGTCACCGGCGACATGTGGCAATACACTCCCCTGCTCGAGGAACTGGGGATTCGCGTGCTGGCCACCCTGAGCGGCGACGGGCGCATTGCCGATATTCGTGCCGCCCATCGGGCGCGCCTCAACGTCATCGTCTGCGCCAAATCCCTCATATCCCTGACCCGCAAGATGCAGGAGCAATACGGCATCCCCTTTATCTCCCTGTCCTTCTACGGCAAGCGAGACACCAGCAGCGGCCTGCTCGCCATCGCCGATGCCCTTGGGGATGAGGATCTGCGCGAACGTACCCGGACCCTGGTCGCTCGCGAGGAGGCCTGGCTGGAAGAGAAACTGGCACCCTACCGGCGTTTGTTTGAGGGCAAGAAGGCGATCTTGAATACCGGCGGCAACAAATCCTGGTCCATCGCATCTGCGCTTCAGGATCTCGGCATCGAGGTGGTGGCCACTTCGGTGCGCAAGGCCACCGAGGACGACAAGGAGAAAGCCAGGCAGTACCTGGGCGAAAGCGGCGTGCTGATGACCAACCCCGGCACCGAGCAGGCGAAAATCATCGACCAGACCGGCGCCCATCTGCTGCTGGCCGGGGGGCGCAGCCTCTACACCGCGATCAAGAAGCGCATCGCCTTCATCGACGTCAATCAGGAGAAGAAAAAGAGCTACGGCGGCTATCAGGGCCTGCTCAACCTGGCCGAGGACATCAAGAACGCCCTGGAGAACCCGGTCTTCAATATCGTCGCACGGAGGGCCCCATGGGAGAAGTGA
- a CDS encoding TonB-dependent receptor plug domain-containing protein: MRHGLRGLSLALVLILFAPLGSRAIAEMDFSSPTVQEMRDFYGDEAFITIATGSRKPVYRAPAVATVITAAEIKAMGARSLDEVLETVAGLHVVPSALNRLDSIYSIRGIHTGFNPHVLLLMNGVPFTNNFNGGRPILFRLPVSNISRVEVIRGPGSAVYGADAFAGVINIITKDATDIDYTEVGGRAGSFGNQDLWLQHAIKSWPWHLNFALDLHRSDGDRHRKIDSDLQSALDQEFGTNASLAPGALKTDFDVLNLHLNLERGNWQIRNWYWQQDNAGQGAGGVQALDAKGGHSENLYLFDVEYKNADVADHWDLNARANYLYRKTNSRLYLFPPGARIPIAEDGNVSFDSPVGNVLFPDGVIGNPIAREDQIGFDIVSFYNGFSNHRLRFGTGIKYQSISTEEYKNFGPGVIDGSEDIVGGALVNVTGTPFIYLPDKSRTVFFLSVQDEWQISRNWEVTTGVRFDHYSDFGKTINPRIALVWATRHNLTTKLMYGRAFRAPSFSEQFAINNPVILGNPNLNPETIDTVELALVYRPIFDMQIGLNLFGYKANDLIEFIPDTGVDSSTAQNSRNQDGYGFELEGMWDFSETLRLRGNYAWQRSIDKDTRHRIPDAPGQQLYISADWQFLPQWLLHPQLNWVGSRKRAEGDLRENIKDYTLVGVTLRREEILKNLDFAVAARNIFDEDGREPSTGIIGNDYPVEGRHFWGELSYRF; this comes from the coding sequence ATGCGTCACGGCCTGAGAGGTTTGAGTCTCGCCCTCGTCCTTATTCTTTTTGCGCCCCTTGGTTCCCGGGCCATAGCGGAGATGGATTTTTCATCCCCCACGGTTCAGGAAATGCGCGATTTCTACGGGGACGAGGCCTTCATCACCATCGCCACCGGCAGTCGCAAACCCGTTTATCGCGCGCCGGCCGTGGCCACCGTGATCACCGCCGCGGAGATCAAGGCCATGGGGGCGCGCAGCCTCGACGAGGTGCTTGAGACGGTTGCCGGCTTGCATGTGGTGCCCTCGGCACTCAATCGATTGGATTCGATTTACTCCATCCGCGGAATTCATACCGGTTTTAACCCCCATGTTTTGCTGTTGATGAACGGTGTTCCCTTCACCAACAATTTCAACGGTGGGCGACCAATACTCTTTCGTTTACCCGTTTCAAACATTTCCCGTGTTGAAGTTATTCGCGGGCCAGGGTCGGCTGTATATGGAGCCGATGCTTTTGCAGGGGTCATCAATATAATTACTAAGGACGCAACCGATATCGATTATACGGAAGTTGGGGGTCGAGCAGGCTCCTTTGGCAACCAAGATTTATGGCTTCAACATGCGATAAAATCTTGGCCCTGGCATCTAAATTTTGCTTTAGATTTACATAGGAGCGATGGAGATAGACATCGAAAAATAGATTCAGACCTGCAAAGTGCATTAGATCAGGAATTCGGAACAAATGCTTCACTCGCACCAGGCGCGTTAAAGACTGACTTCGATGTTCTGAACCTGCATCTCAACCTTGAGCGAGGTAATTGGCAGATCAGAAATTGGTATTGGCAACAAGATAATGCCGGTCAGGGAGCAGGGGGGGTTCAGGCCTTGGATGCCAAAGGGGGCCACTCTGAAAATCTTTATTTATTTGACGTGGAATATAAGAATGCGGATGTTGCAGACCATTGGGACTTAAATGCGAGGGCAAATTACCTTTATCGTAAAACGAACAGCCGACTTTATTTATTTCCACCGGGGGCTCGAATTCCTATCGCAGAGGATGGAAATGTAAGCTTTGACAGCCCGGTTGGAAATGTATTGTTTCCTGATGGTGTTATTGGAAACCCTATTGCCCGGGAGGACCAGATAGGTTTTGACATTGTTTCATTTTACAACGGATTTTCCAACCATAGATTGAGATTCGGGACTGGTATTAAATACCAGAGTATCTCAACTGAGGAATATAAAAATTTTGGTCCAGGTGTAATTGATGGCAGTGAGGACATTGTTGGAGGCGCTTTAGTAAACGTTACTGGTACGCCTTTTATATATTTGCCGGATAAATCGCGAACCGTTTTTTTTCTTTCAGTTCAAGATGAGTGGCAAATATCACGGAATTGGGAAGTAACGACTGGGGTCCGTTTTGATCATTATTCTGATTTCGGTAAAACAATTAATCCGCGAATTGCCCTTGTTTGGGCAACACGACACAATCTTACAACTAAACTAATGTATGGACGCGCTTTTCGAGCCCCCTCTTTTTCCGAGCAATTTGCGATTAACAACCCCGTTATTTTGGGAAACCCTAACCTCAACCCTGAAACCATTGATACGGTTGAACTTGCTCTGGTCTATCGTCCAATTTTTGATATGCAAATTGGATTGAATTTATTTGGATATAAAGCAAATGACCTTATAGAGTTTATTCCGGACACAGGTGTGGATAGCAGTACTGCACAAAATAGCAGAAACCAAGATGGATATGGATTTGAACTCGAAGGGATGTGGGATTTTTCCGAAACTTTGCGTTTAAGGGGAAACTACGCTTGGCAGAGGTCGATAGATAAGGATACCAGACATCGAATTCCTGATGCCCCTGGCCAGCAATTGTATATAAGTGCAGATTGGCAATTTTTGCCTCAATGGTTGCTGCATCCTCAATTGAATTGGGTTGGAAGCCGTAAACGTGCCGAGGGAGATTTACGAGAAAACATTAAGGATTACACCTTGGTGGGCGTTACATTGCGCCGAGAGGAGATTCTAAAAAATCTTGATTTTGCTGTAGCAGCTCGTAATATTTTCGATGAGGATGGACGTGAGCCAAGCACCGGCATCATTGGAAATGACTACCCCGTAGAGGGGCGCCATTTCTGGGGTGAATTATCTTATAGGTTTTAA